The Musa acuminata AAA Group cultivar baxijiao chromosome BXJ2-2, Cavendish_Baxijiao_AAA, whole genome shotgun sequence genome has a segment encoding these proteins:
- the LOC103975911 gene encoding lysine-specific histone demethylase 1 homolog 3: MKQRKKSGLDDARAGPGRALREREKGSNVSVAGSGPVESGSPQPTSVISKMEKKERKRKSLPSAEAGVGVLDEDEQPIGCLFKVKKARVANKGKPASPRARAENPRHDEKAEYGEMDDTLASFKKKLKGPKRGKAVGDAASIGEKKSLLLDGLGLLEKVDNMGGDNVQLGHLGNPGSRRSRHDLTMKDGAKGVSGLRSSSEDSSDVSLGDSLSTFVKRVHPTKKTKAKDRTPSTDDELMCGTGMVSKDLVPNLERSPLLNSGLPSIPDGAQLELVTKIRGPKPHGIVTEMKINSTPDGHLGGKSDDEMLVKKQTSASGKTLSCSSMPQEGRVPTSISSKLSSHSSGGTSKQLPRNSTHEASSISGLEVMESAKFDACGGSVLRHEGNFGSSAPSSFHVLSSDSVEATNEITVLPKQQSEKCVGNDHKMNQSPYETSDEKLPHQFTDKIARQGNSLKHFTNGSATVGLSTSDHLFSMICNGTRIRQCSHRSNESPAKDGNKLSDGTHGLSVQGSCSEHVLRMSEKCKEHGNALNEVITGVSGEIYSLKRQRKEVVGALHNDASIDSCDKNLNEDKILNLTSEEAFERPYYNCEKISSAKERLHAIEPEGHDELSWPSSEISPNINCQKCQLHNDCRFHHGVSSSREYGGTLPCLCFSNFGEKVEKIDAVVVHPDQSTDIMRSCNSQLLPANISSDENPQPDDVIHQSLSANIQGVSLVNHILYDASKEPSSTKSRVPFTIEDPYVVNSETRFNQTETHQTEPSSVSECDVYNQSTISRVVRNTKIHRHGDMAYEGDADWEVLMHEQGPFANLSATNEDQSLRQRDKSCAHSLDEVSYDGSVAVATGLKAHAVSPIEKIKFRDILKRRGGLQEYLDCRNFILGCWSKDVKHILPLMNCGVTDASSKDESARQSLIREIYMFLDQNGYINAGIASEQCVPKPSVNVQVKENANTELDLSPVVLICEREPPKTFIAGDPVCSDLVCNLRSEYEKFSPYDEGVRCNDAQKEDIAETSIPSMIDPPFDCGSKTDGSSQHIEAFSDMHNVTNMVKENAKIHSSFAQSLEVNNSTESGLNIHKRIIIVGAGPAGLTAARHLHRQGFSVTVLEARDRVGGRVYTDRSSLSVPVDLGASIITGVEADVATERRPDPSSLICNQLGLELTVLNSDCPLYDIVTGLKVPADLDEALEAEYNSLLDDMVLLVAQNGEGAMEMCLEDGLEYAIRKRRMSKATSDSVEFNKLSVVYDSATVDASVNSSASRLTDGADHDIKTNILSPLERRVMDWHFAHLEYGCAASLKEVSLPHWNQDDVYGGFGGPHCMIKGGYSTVIESLGLGLDIQLNKNVTEIIYNTNEISGAGQDENKVKVITSSGMEYVGDAALITVPLGCLKAETIKFSPALPDWKQASIKRLGFGVLNKVVLEFSKAFWDENVDYFGATAEETDKRGQCFMFWNVKKTVGTPVLIALVVGKAARQTFSKSDHVNHALMVLRKLFGEASVPDPIASVVTNWGMDPFSRGAYSYVAVGASGEDYDILGRTVANCLFFAGEATCKEHPDTVGGAMMSGLREAVRIIDILTTGKDYLAEVEAMESTLRQSDSERNEVRDMSKRLDACKLSSGLCKSSSDGKHILSTKESLLQDLFFSAKTTSGRLHLAKELLRLPVESLKSFTGTKEGLSTLNTWILDSLGKNSTQLLRHCVRLLVLVSTDLVAVRLSGIGRTIKDKVCVHTSRDIRSVASQLVGMWIEVFRKEKAVNGLKLLRQATCSESSKVRSKELILGKPHLRMTTETSENKCTIQVPSSSGSHSPSKVNIKKPEILPTKLESSVCIKSDVRSLRSQSIVHTESKTKDNLVVSEEAATFAAVESARAAALKAVEAYATSEAEVPLRELPKIPSFHKFARREHCVQLDEFDVRRKWSDGNFGRQDCVSEIDSRNCRVRNWSIDVSAACLDNSKMSGDNYTQCSYSNEVPYTSSLREHSGESGAVDSRLTKAWIDTDAVGSGGVKDSLAIERWQLQAMDADADFYSSIHIRDEEDSNNLVLPALRNQCQSGADAALQVAENKSSLEHQQRGVNYIKQGVVDYVASLLMPLYRTRKIDREGYKSIMKRTATKVVEQCTEEEKRLAIYDFLDFRRKNKIRSFVDKLIEKHMAMNQSVKS, translated from the exons ATGAAACAGCGGAAAAAGAGCGGTCTTGATGATGCACGGGCTGGCCCTGGGCGGGCGCTGAGGGAACGGGAGAAGGGGTCTAATGTTTCCGTCGCTGGTAGTGGTCCTGTAGAATCCGGATCCCCGCAACCTACGTCGGTGATTTCGAAGATGGAGAAGAAGGAGCGCAAGAGGAAATCATTACCCTCGGCTGAGGCAGGTGTCGGAGTATTGGATGAGGACGAGCAGCCGATTGGTTGTCTTTTCAAGGTCAAGAAGGCAAGGGTTGCGAACAAGGGTAAGCCCGCTTCCCCTCGTGCCAGGGCTGAAAACCCTAGGCATGACGAGAAGGCCGAGTACGGCGAGATGGACGATACATTAGCCAGTTTCAAGAAGAAGCTGAAGGGTCCAAAGAGGGGTAAAGCTGTTGGTGACGCCGCATCCATAGGTGAAAAGAAATCCCTCCTGTTGGATGGGTTAGGCTTGTTGGAGAAGGTGGACAACATGGGAGGTGACAATGTGCAGTTAGGGCATCTAGGGAATCCTGGAAGCAGAAGATCCAGGCATGATTTAACCATGAAAGATGGGGCTAAAGGTGTTTCAGGTCTTCGCAGCAGCTCAGAGGATTCTTCAGACGTGAGTTTGGGAGATTCACTATCAACTTTTGTCAAAAGGGTTCATCCGACTAAAAAAACAAAGGCAAAAGATAGAACTCCGAGTACTGATGATGAATTGATGTGCGGAACTGGTATGGTTTCCAAAGATTTGGTTCCAAACCTTGAGAGATCTCCTCTGTTAAACAGTGGTCTGCCTTCAATTCCTGATGGAGCACAATTGGAACTTGTCACCAAAATTAGGGGTCCAAAGCCTCATGGTATAGTTACAGAGATGAAGATCAATAGTACACCAGATGGACATTTGGGTGGGAAATCTGACGATGAAATGTTGGTGAAAAAACAGACTTCTGCCTCCGGAAAAACTCTCTCTTGCTCATCTATGCCTCAAGAAGGTAGGGTACCTACTTCAATATCTTCCAAGTTGTCAAGTCATAGTTCAGGTGGAACTTCCAAACAATTACCCCGAAATTCAACTCATGAGGCTTCTTCTATTTCTGGCCTTGAAGTTATGGAAAGTGCAAAATTTGATGCTTGTGGTGGTTCTGTTCTACGTCATGAGGGAAATTTTGGTAGTTCTGCACCATCTTCATTTCACGTCTTGAGTTCTGATTCTGTTGAAGCAACGAACGAGATAACTGTTTTACCAAAACAACAGTCAGAAAAATGTGTGGGAAATGACCATAAGATGAATCAAAGTCCTTATGAAACGTCTGACGAGAAGCTACCTCACCAGTTTACTGATAAGATAGCAAGGCAGGGGAATAGTCTCAAACATTTCACCAATGGGAGTGCGACTGTGGGTCTATCAACTTCTGACCATCTTTTTTCGATGATATGTAATGGGACTAGGATTAGACAGTGTTCTCATAGATCAAATGAATCACCAGCTAAGGATGGAAACAAACTTTCTGATGGTACTCATGGGTTATCAGTTCAAGGTTCATGTTCTGAACATGTGCTTAGGATGTCAGAAAAATGCAAGGAACATGGTAATGCTTTAAACGAAGTTATCACTGGGGTTTCTGGAGAAATTTATTCTCTCAAAAGGCAGAGGAAGGAAGTTGTAGGGGCTTTACATAATGATGCGTCCATTGATTCATGCGATAAAAATTTAAATGAGGATAAAATACTCAACTTAACTTCTGAGGAAGCTTTTGAAAGACCTTATTATAATTGTGAGAAGATATCATCTGCGAAAGAAAGACTGCATGCAATAGAACCTGAAGGTCATGATGAATTATCATGGCCTTCCTCTGAGATTTCACCAAACATCAATTGCCAAAAGTGTCAGCTACATAATGACTGTAGGTTCCATCACGGAGTCAGTAGCAGCCGAGAATATGGTGGAACTTTGCCTTGtttatgtttctcaaattttggtgAGAAGGTAGAAAAAATTGACGCTGTTGTTGTCCATCCAGATCAATCGACAGATATTATGAGATCTTGTAATTCACAACTCTTACCTGCCAACATCTCATCTGATGAGAATCCTCAACCTGATGATGTCATACACCAATCGTTGAGTGCAAATATTCAGGGAGTTTCACTGGTAAATCACATACTATATGATGCCTCCAAAGAGCCATCTTCCACCAAGAGTCGAGTTCCTTTTACCATTGAGGATCCTTATGTGGTGAATTCTGAGACTAGATTCAATCAGACAGAAACTCATCAAACTGAACCATCTTCAGTATCCGAGTGTGATGTATATAACCAATCAACAATTTCCCGTGTGGTCCGTAATACAAAGATACATAGGCATGGTGACATGGCATATGAGGGAGATGCTGACTGGGAAGTTCTAATGCATGAGCAAGGACCTTTTGCAAACTTGTCTGCCACTAATGAAGACCAGTCTCTTAGACAAAGAGATAAGTCATGTGCACATTCCTTAGATGAGGTTTCTTATGATGGTTCAGTAGCAGTAGCAACTGGGCTAAAAGCTCATGCTGTTAGTCCAATTGAGAAGATCAAATTTAGGGACATCTTAAAGCGTAGAGGTGGTCTTCAAGAATATTTGGATTGCAG GAACTTTATTCTAGGTTGTTGGAGTAAAGATGTGAAGCACATACTTCCTCTTATGAACTGTGGTGTAACTGATGCTTCTTCGAAAGATGAATCAGCACGTCAATCCCTCATTCGTGAGATCTATATGTTTCTTGACCAAAAT GGTTACATTAATGCTGGAATTGCTTCAGAGCAATGTGTGCCAAAGCCTTCTGTAAATGTGCAAGTTAAGGAAAATGCTAATACAGAACTAGATTTGTCGCCAGTGGTTCTAATATGTGAAAGAGAACCACCCAAAACTTTCATAGCTGGGGATCCTGTGTGCTCAGATTTGGTCTGTAACTTAAGGAGTGAGTATGAGAAATTTTCTCCATATGATGAAGGGGTGAGGTGCAATGATGCTCAGAAAGAAGACATTGCGGAAACATCTATTCCTTCTATGATTGATCCACCATTTGATTGTGGATCAAAGACTGATGGTTCCTCACAGCACATAGAGGCTTTTTCTGATATGCACAATGTGACAAACATGGTGAAAGAAAATGCTAAGATTCATTCATCTTTTGCACAATCTTTAGAGGTGAATAATAGTACTGAATCTGGTCTAAACATTCACAAGAGGATAATCATTGTTGGAGCTGGTCCTGCTGGCTTAACTGCAGCACGTCATTTGCATCGCCAAGGCTTTTCCGTAACTGTTCTCGAGGCTCGAGATAGAGTTGGTGGTCGTGTATACACAGACCGCTCATCACTTTCAGTTCCTGTTGATCTTGGTGCCAGCATTATCACTGGTGTAGAGGCTGATGTTGCAACTGAAAGAAGACCAGATCCATCATCCTTAATCTGTAACCAGTTGGGTCTTGAGTTAACTGTTTTGAACAGTGATTGTCCTCTTTATGATATAGTCACAGGTCTTAAAGTTCCAGCTGACTTAGATGAAGCTCTGGAAGCTGAATATAATAGTCTTCTTGATGACATGGTACTTCTTGTTGCACAAAATGGTGAGGGTGCAATGGAAATGTGTCTCGAGGATGGATTGGAATATGCCATTAGGAAGCGGCGGATGTCTAAGGCAACATCAGATTCTGTAGAATTCAATAAACTAAGTGTGGTTTATGATTCAGCAACAGTGGATGCTTCTGTAAATTCCTCAGCTTCTAGATTGACAGATGGTGCTGAccatgatattaaaactaatattTTGAGCCCCCTTGAGCGAAGAGTGATGGATTGGCACTTTGCGCATTTGGAGTATGGTTGTGCTGCATCACTTAAGGAAGTATCACTTCCTCACTGGAATCAAGATGATGTTTATGGAGGATTTGGTGGGCCCCACTGTATGATTAAAGGGGGTTACAGCACAGTTATAGAAAGTTTAGGCCTGGGACTTGATATTCAATTAAACAAAAATGTTACTGAGATCATCTATAACACCAATGAAATAAGTGGTGCCGGCCAAGATGAAAACAAAGTCAAAGTTATTACATCGAGTGGTATGGAATATGTAGGGGATGCAGCCTTGATCACTGTTCCACTTGGTTGTCTGAAGGCAGAGACAATTAAGTTTTCTCCTGCCTTACCTGATTGGAAGCAGGCTTCTATCAAGAGGCTTGGCTTTGGTGTGCTAAATAAAGTTGTATTGGAGTTCTCTAAAGCTTTTTGGGATGAAAACGTAGACTACTTTGGGGCTACTGCAGAAGAAACAGATAAAAGGGGCCAATGTTTTATGTTTTGGAATGTGAAGAAGACAGTTGGGACACCTGTTCTAATAGCACTTGTAGTTGGAAAGGCAGCTAGACAAACCTTCAGCAAATCTGATCACGTGAACCATGCTTTGATGGTTCTTCGCAAACTTTTTGGTGAAGCTTCTGTACCAGATCCTATTGCATCTGTTGTGACAAATTGGGGTATGGACCCATTCAGTAGGGGTGCTTACTCTTATGTTGCTGTTGGAGCATCTGGTGAAGACTATGATATTTTGGGAAGAACAGTTGCAAATTGTTTATTTTTTGCTGGTGAAGCAACCTGCAAGGAGCACCCTGATACTGTTGGTGGTGCCATGATGAGTGGTCTTCGAGAAGCAGTACGCATTATAGACATCTTAACTACTGGTAAGGATTACCTAGCAGAAGTAGAGGCAATGGAATCTACACTGAGACAGTCAGATAGTGAACGAAATGAAGTAAGAGACATGTCAAAGCGACTTGATGCATGCAAGCTTTCTAGTGGTCTTTGTAAAAGCTCTTCAGATGGCAAACATATATTGTCCACCAAGGAATCTTTATTGCAAGACTTGTTCTTTAGTGCAAAAACTACATCTGGACGACTACATCTTGCTAAAGAATTATTGCGCCTTCCTGTTGAATCTCTAAAATCTTTCACTGGGACCAAAGAAGGACTCAGCACACTCAACACTTGGATCCTT GATTCGTTGGGAAAAAATTCTACTCAGCTCTTGCGACATTGTGTTCGCCTGCTTGTTCTTGTATCAACTGATTTAGTTGCTGTTCGTTTATCTG GAATCGGAAGAACCATTAAAGATAAGGTATGTGTGCATACTAGTCGAGATATCCGTTCTGTTGCAAGTCAACTGGTTGGCATGTGGATAGAAGTTTTCCGCAAGGAAAAGGCTGTAAATGGATTGAAGCTGTTGAGGCAAGCAACATGCTCAGAATCATCAAAAGTCAGATCTAAGGAACTCATATTAGGAAAGCCACATCTACGGATGACTACTGAAACATCGGAAAATAAATGTACTATTCAAGTTCCTTCATCTTCTGGAAGCCATTCACCATCTAAAGTAAACATTAAGAAACCTGAGATCCTGCCCACCAAGTTAGAATCCTCAGTATGCATAAAATCTGATGTCAGATCATTGCGTTCACAGAGTATTGTACACACAGAGTCAAAGACAAAGGATAATTTAGTTGTATCTGAAGAAGCTGCAACCTTTGCTGCCGTAGAATCTGCACGTGCCGCTGCTCTTAAAGCTGTAGAG GCATATGCAACTTCAGAAGCAGAGGTGCCATTGCGTGAGCTTCCCAAGATACCATCTTTTCATAAATTTGCGAGACGTGAACACTGTGTGCAGTTGGATGAATTTGATGTAAGAAGGAAGTGGTCTGATGGCAATTTCGGGCGGCAAGATTGTGTATCAGAAATAGATTCAAGAAACTGCAGGGTTAGAAATTGGTCTATTGATGTCAGTGCTGCTTGTCTTGACAATTCAAAAATGTCCGGTGATAACTATACTCAGTGCAGCTATTCAAATGAAGTACCATATACTTCAAGTCTAAGGGAACATTCTGGAGAAAGTGGAGCAGTGGATAGTAGATTGACCAAAGCTTGGATTGATACAGATGCTGTTGGTAGTGGAGGTGTTAAGGATTCTCTTGCCATCGAGAGGTGGCAGTTACAAGCAATggatgcagatgctgatttttaTAGCAGCATTCATATAAGAGATGAAGAAGATTCCAATAACTTAGTCTTACCAGCTTTAAGGAACCAATGTCAGTCTGGGGCAGATGCTGCCTTACAAGTAGCAGAAAACAAATCATCTCTAGAGCATCAGCAAAGAGGAGTGAACTATATTAAACAAGGTGTTGTGGATTATGTAGCTTCCCTACTGATGCCTCTGTACAGAACTAGGAAGATCGACAGAGAAGGTTATAAATCAATAATGAAGAGAACTGCAACCAAG GTTGTGGAACAATGtacagaagaagaaaaaagattggCTATTTATGACTTTCTTGATTTTAGACGGAAGAACAAG ATTAGATCTTTTGTGGACAAGTTGATTGAGAAGCACATGGCTATGAATCAAAGTGTGAAGTCGTGA